One window of Mesorhizobium loti R88b genomic DNA carries:
- a CDS encoding extracellular catalytic domain type 1 short-chain-length polyhydroxyalkanoate depolymerase, whose product MRNISDTIARLSAMRGRTAFSQPGHLDSLSDLAAFGSNPGALRARFYIPENLPRGAALVVVLHGCTQTAAGYDHGAGWSRLAEEQGFAVLLPEQQRANNANLCFNWFVPEDITRDRGEVLSIRQMIETMVTKHGLDRRRVFVTGLSAGGAMAAAMLATYPEVFAGGAVIAGLAYGSASTIPEAFDRMRGHGGPSKPELQRRLAQATSHKGTWPKISIWQGTADHTVTPENADALVAQWQGVHRVGASPARKETVDGQTRQVWSDSDGHEVIEKYTIAGMGHGTPVKSVGDGALGHAAPFLLDVGISSTRRIAAFWDLTNRDAANRTNAKPASAHRASDTALRTYAAPEKSRPVRGEPAEQSHADGSSGSATGIGKVIEDALRAAGLMR is encoded by the coding sequence TTGCGCAACATCTCAGACACGATTGCTCGCCTTTCCGCCATGCGGGGCCGGACGGCATTTTCCCAACCGGGCCATCTCGACAGTCTGTCCGACTTAGCCGCGTTCGGGTCCAATCCAGGCGCCTTGCGGGCACGCTTCTACATTCCTGAGAACTTGCCGCGCGGAGCAGCGTTGGTGGTCGTCCTGCACGGCTGCACGCAGACGGCGGCCGGCTACGATCACGGGGCGGGCTGGTCGCGTCTGGCAGAAGAGCAAGGCTTTGCGGTGCTGCTGCCGGAACAGCAGCGCGCCAACAATGCCAATCTCTGCTTTAACTGGTTCGTGCCCGAGGACATCACCCGCGATCGCGGTGAAGTGCTCTCCATCCGCCAGATGATCGAAACCATGGTGACAAAACATGGCCTGGATCGACGGCGCGTTTTCGTCACCGGCCTTTCAGCCGGCGGCGCCATGGCAGCGGCAATGTTGGCAACATATCCGGAGGTGTTCGCCGGCGGCGCGGTCATTGCCGGCCTTGCCTATGGCAGTGCGTCGACGATCCCGGAAGCGTTCGATCGCATGCGTGGCCATGGCGGCCCGTCCAAGCCGGAACTCCAGCGGCGCCTGGCGCAGGCGACGTCGCACAAAGGGACATGGCCGAAGATTTCGATCTGGCAAGGCACGGCCGACCACACGGTGACGCCTGAAAATGCGGACGCCCTTGTTGCCCAATGGCAGGGCGTTCATCGCGTCGGGGCAAGCCCGGCTCGAAAAGAGACCGTCGATGGACAAACGCGGCAGGTCTGGAGCGACAGCGATGGCCATGAGGTGATCGAAAAATACACCATTGCCGGCATGGGCCATGGCACCCCTGTGAAGAGCGTCGGTGATGGCGCGCTCGGCCATGCCGCGCCGTTCCTGCTGGACGTCGGAATATCGTCGACACGCCGCATTGCGGCGTTTTGGGATCTCACAAATCGGGATGCTGCAAATCGGACGAACGCAAAGCCCGCTTCTGCCCATCGCGCTTCAGACACCGCTTTGCGCACATATGCTGCGCCGGAAAAGTCGAGGCCAGTGCGTGGCGAACCTGCGGAACAATCGCATGCTGATGGTTCAAGCGGTTCGGCGACAGGTATTGGCAAGGTGATTGAAGATGCACTCCGCGCAGCCGGACTGATGCGCTAA
- the iolE gene encoding myo-inosose-2 dehydratase, with the protein MKVRIGINPITWSNDDVPELGGDTPLEVCLAETRQAGYAGTELGGKFPRLSAELKPIMQRYGLDVISGWYDGRCDEKDVDAEMDAITPHLQLLKDMGSTHVVYADTSRGRHNAIWGPISQRPVLSPEEWPAYGRKLTALAERMADFGVRMAFHHHMGTIVETDAEVGLLMRHTGEAVGLLYDTGHSIFSGGDPLALIKAQVKRVVHVHCKDTRRAVLERARARDMSFMGAVMEGIFTVPGDGSIDYPTILRVLADNGYSGWLVVEAEQDPSRAIPLTYATMGFQNLSRMAREAGFTVTK; encoded by the coding sequence GTGAAGGTCCGCATCGGCATCAATCCGATCACCTGGTCCAATGATGACGTGCCGGAACTCGGCGGCGACACGCCGCTTGAAGTCTGCCTCGCCGAAACCAGGCAAGCCGGCTATGCCGGCACGGAACTTGGCGGCAAGTTTCCGCGCCTCTCAGCCGAACTGAAGCCGATCATGCAGCGCTATGGCCTGGACGTGATTTCCGGCTGGTATGACGGCCGTTGCGACGAGAAGGATGTCGATGCGGAGATGGATGCGATCACGCCGCATCTCCAGCTTTTGAAGGATATGGGCTCGACCCATGTCGTCTATGCCGACACCTCGCGCGGGCGCCACAATGCCATCTGGGGACCGATCTCTCAGCGTCCGGTCCTCAGCCCGGAGGAATGGCCGGCCTATGGCCGCAAGCTGACGGCGCTGGCGGAACGGATGGCCGATTTCGGCGTGCGCATGGCCTTTCACCACCATATGGGAACCATCGTCGAAACCGATGCCGAAGTGGGCCTGTTGATGCGCCACACCGGCGAAGCCGTTGGCCTGCTCTACGACACCGGCCATTCGATCTTTTCGGGCGGCGACCCGCTGGCCCTGATCAAGGCGCAGGTCAAACGCGTCGTGCATGTGCATTGCAAGGACACCCGCAGGGCCGTGCTCGAGCGTGCCCGCGCCAGGGACATGAGTTTCATGGGCGCGGTCATGGAAGGGATCTTCACCGTTCCCGGCGACGGCTCCATCGACTACCCCACCATTTTGCGCGTGCTGGCCGACAATGGTTACAGCGGCTGGCTGGTCGTCGAGGCCGAGCAGGATCCCAGCAGGGCCATCCCGCTAACCTATGCGACGATGGGATTCCAGAACCTGTCGCGCATGGCGAGGGAAGCCGGATTTACCGTAACGAAATGA
- a CDS encoding ATP-binding cassette domain-containing protein: MAEPYVELKSVSKYFGSVVALKDVSFDVCPGEVHCLLGDNGAGKSTLIKTLSGVYTPDEGEIRVQGKPTRFASPADTRNSGIATVYQDLALVPLMSVARNFFLGREPMRKFGPISQFDADFANRTAYAELSAMGIQLRDPEQPVGTLSGGERQCLAIARAVYFGAKVLILDEPTSALGVHQASVVLKLIVQSKARGIGVIFISHNVHHAYVVGDRFTLLKRGRSTGTYAKGAINRDQLLNLMAGGKELVDLEQELAKSVRKGPA; encoded by the coding sequence ATGGCCGAGCCCTATGTCGAACTGAAATCGGTCAGCAAGTATTTCGGCTCGGTCGTGGCGCTGAAGGATGTGTCCTTCGATGTCTGCCCCGGTGAGGTGCATTGCCTGCTCGGCGACAATGGCGCCGGCAAGTCGACGCTGATCAAGACACTGTCCGGCGTCTATACGCCCGACGAAGGCGAGATCCGCGTGCAGGGCAAGCCGACACGATTTGCCTCGCCCGCCGATACCCGCAACAGCGGCATCGCGACCGTCTACCAGGACCTGGCGCTGGTGCCGCTGATGAGCGTGGCGCGCAACTTCTTCCTCGGGCGCGAGCCGATGCGCAAGTTCGGGCCGATCAGCCAGTTCGACGCCGACTTCGCCAACCGCACCGCCTATGCCGAGCTGTCGGCGATGGGCATCCAGCTGCGCGACCCCGAACAGCCGGTCGGCACGCTGTCAGGCGGCGAACGGCAGTGCCTGGCCATTGCACGTGCCGTCTATTTCGGCGCCAAGGTGCTGATCCTGGACGAGCCGACATCGGCGCTGGGCGTCCATCAGGCATCCGTGGTGCTGAAGCTCATCGTCCAGTCCAAGGCGCGCGGCATCGGCGTCATCTTCATCTCCCACAACGTTCACCACGCCTATGTCGTCGGCGACCGCTTCACCCTGTTGAAGCGCGGCAGAAGCACCGGCACTTACGCCAAGGGCGCAATCAACCGCGACCAGCTGCTCAATTTGATGGCGGGCGGCAAGGAACTGGTGGATCTGGAACAGGAACTGGCGAAGTCGGTCAGGAAGGGGCCAGCCTGA
- a CDS encoding sigma-70 family RNA polymerase sigma factor: protein MVEFDPARLIRRVAASQDRDAFAELFEHYAPRIKAMMMRRGASRDRAEDLAQETLIRLWRKAAQYDHERATASAWVYAIARNISVDESRREGRAAAWAEEDGMLEEQDNDEPESQLLVAEREAYVRSSIVALPDEQLRVIRLSFFDGLAHAEIANLLGIPLGTVKSRIRLALQRLRDRVGELK from the coding sequence ATGGTGGAATTCGATCCAGCCAGGCTGATCAGGCGTGTCGCGGCAAGTCAGGATCGCGACGCGTTCGCGGAACTGTTCGAACATTATGCGCCGCGCATCAAGGCGATGATGATGCGGCGCGGTGCAAGTCGTGACCGTGCAGAGGATCTGGCGCAGGAAACATTGATCCGGCTTTGGCGCAAGGCTGCACAATATGATCACGAGCGAGCGACCGCGTCGGCCTGGGTTTATGCGATCGCCCGCAATATCAGCGTCGATGAAAGTCGCCGCGAAGGCCGCGCCGCTGCATGGGCCGAGGAAGATGGCATGCTGGAAGAGCAAGACAATGACGAGCCTGAGAGTCAACTGCTCGTCGCCGAGCGTGAAGCGTATGTCAGATCATCGATAGTAGCACTGCCGGATGAACAGTTGCGCGTCATTCGCCTCTCATTCTTCGATGGCCTTGCACACGCCGAAATCGCAAATCTCCTCGGCATCCCGCTGGGCACCGTCAAGTCGCGGATCAGGCTTGCCTTGCAAAGGTTGAGAGACAGAGTTGGTGAGCTGAAATGA
- a CDS encoding ChrR family anti-sigma-E factor, whose amino-acid sequence MTEAIAHHPTDETLAAFASGTLDEARGLVVSMHLSLCTACSRKVERYEAIGGELLEQATPVSMEPGALRSVLRLIEGDFAAPETGPKQPLDRYRLGPWRWVGPGVRQRSVSVPEVSNIKVFMLKAAPGTRLPHHKHTGYEWTCVLEGAFEHQFGRYGPGDFDEADETMEHKPTVCEGDPCICIVALQGNIVLQSRLGRIIQPLLRL is encoded by the coding sequence ATGACTGAGGCCATTGCCCATCATCCGACCGACGAAACCCTCGCGGCCTTTGCTTCGGGCACGCTTGACGAAGCACGCGGGCTCGTCGTTTCGATGCATCTGTCGTTGTGCACTGCCTGCAGCCGCAAGGTGGAAAGGTACGAGGCGATAGGTGGCGAGCTTCTTGAACAGGCAACGCCGGTGTCAATGGAGCCAGGCGCGCTGCGCAGTGTGTTGCGCCTGATCGAAGGTGACTTCGCTGCCCCCGAGACGGGACCAAAACAACCGCTAGACCGCTATCGGCTTGGGCCATGGCGTTGGGTCGGGCCGGGTGTGCGCCAGCGTTCGGTGTCAGTGCCTGAAGTCTCGAACATCAAGGTGTTCATGCTGAAGGCCGCGCCAGGAACCAGGCTGCCGCACCATAAGCATACCGGCTACGAATGGACATGCGTCCTCGAAGGGGCATTCGAGCACCAGTTCGGCCGCTACGGGCCTGGCGACTTCGACGAGGCCGACGAGACGATGGAACACAAGCCGACCGTATGTGAGGGCGACCCCTGCATCTGTATCGTAGCACTCCAGGGCAATATCGTGCTTCAAAGCCGACTTGGACGCATCATACAGCCGCTGCTCAGGCTTTAG
- a CDS encoding DUF4142 domain-containing protein — protein MKTRLLLASLATATAMAFALPALAADSAQDFVNKAAVGGMFEVDSSKVAEGKAQDQSVKDFAHKMIDDHGAANAKLETIAGEQKLTVPKELDAKHKGDVDTLQNGTDPIDAPYVQMQRDAHSEAVELFESYAKDGDNAQLKTFAQETLPTLKMHQEMVEKIVSSMGDKSAATTSATPAVATTDSTTPSAPVPGANSFTEDQAKGRIQDAGFADVSKLTKDDKGIWRGQATKAGKTISVALDYQGNVVAGTN, from the coding sequence ATGAAAACCCGCCTATTGCTGGCCTCACTGGCCACAGCCACAGCCATGGCTTTCGCCCTGCCTGCACTCGCCGCCGACAGCGCACAGGACTTCGTCAACAAGGCCGCTGTGGGCGGCATGTTCGAGGTCGATTCGAGCAAGGTCGCCGAAGGCAAGGCGCAGGATCAGAGCGTCAAGGATTTCGCTCACAAGATGATCGACGACCATGGTGCGGCCAACGCCAAGCTGGAGACGATCGCCGGCGAGCAGAAGCTGACGGTTCCCAAGGAATTGGACGCCAAGCACAAGGGTGATGTCGACACGTTGCAGAACGGCACGGATCCGATCGACGCACCCTACGTCCAGATGCAGCGCGATGCGCATTCGGAGGCTGTTGAGCTCTTCGAAAGCTATGCCAAGGATGGCGACAATGCGCAGTTAAAGACGTTCGCGCAGGAGACCCTGCCGACACTCAAGATGCATCAGGAGATGGTCGAGAAGATCGTGTCCTCGATGGGCGACAAGTCGGCCGCGACGACCTCGGCCACACCGGCCGTGGCTACGACCGACAGCACGACCCCATCGGCTCCGGTTCCCGGCGCCAACAGCTTTACCGAGGACCAGGCCAAGGGCCGCATCCAGGATGCGGGCTTCGCCGATGTTTCGAAGCTGACCAAGGACGACAAGGGCATCTGGCGCGGCCAGGCAACCAAGGCCGGAAAGACCATTTCGGTCGCTCTGGATTACCAGGGCAACGTCGTTGCCGGCACCAACTAA
- a CDS encoding sugar ABC transporter substrate-binding protein: protein MFSLAKLVKPALGLLAGFTMMAAATTLAAADETRVVFVTHGQSGDPYWSVVKNGMDDAAKTLGVKAEYLAPETFDMAKMAQMIDAIAASKPDGMVVSIPDAAALSTPVKNAVAAGIPVIVIDSGGSKLTHDLGGLLFMGQDEFQAGVMAGERIKALGLTKAVCANHEVGNSSLDDRCAGFAKGLGVDVPVMNGVIDPTEMKNRVIAYMTAHADTQFILAVGASGAEPTLAALDELGLSGKVKTGTFDLSPTILQAVVAGKMEWGIDAQQYAMGYIPVAMFDLWKKYKIMPIADYPTGPGFVTKDTAASVIELSKLGKR from the coding sequence ATGTTTTCGCTTGCGAAATTAGTAAAGCCTGCGCTCGGCCTGCTGGCCGGCTTCACGATGATGGCGGCGGCCACGACCCTTGCGGCCGCCGACGAAACGCGCGTGGTGTTCGTCACCCACGGCCAGAGCGGCGACCCCTACTGGTCGGTCGTCAAGAACGGCATGGACGATGCGGCCAAGACGCTCGGCGTCAAGGCCGAATATCTGGCGCCCGAGACCTTCGACATGGCCAAGATGGCGCAGATGATCGACGCCATCGCGGCCTCGAAGCCCGACGGCATGGTCGTTTCGATCCCCGACGCGGCCGCCCTTTCAACGCCGGTCAAGAACGCCGTCGCCGCCGGCATCCCGGTCATCGTCATCGATTCCGGTGGCTCGAAGCTCACCCATGACCTTGGCGGACTGCTGTTCATGGGGCAGGATGAATTCCAGGCAGGCGTCATGGCCGGCGAGCGCATCAAGGCGCTCGGCCTCACCAAGGCGGTCTGCGCCAACCATGAGGTCGGCAATTCGAGCCTTGACGACCGCTGCGCCGGCTTTGCCAAGGGTCTTGGCGTCGACGTGCCGGTGATGAACGGCGTCATCGACCCGACCGAAATGAAGAACCGCGTGATCGCCTATATGACCGCTCATGCCGATACACAGTTCATTCTCGCCGTCGGCGCCAGCGGTGCCGAACCGACGCTGGCCGCCCTTGATGAACTGGGCCTGTCGGGCAAGGTGAAGACCGGCACGTTCGATCTTTCGCCGACGATCCTGCAGGCCGTTGTCGCCGGCAAGATGGAATGGGGCATCGACGCCCAGCAATATGCGATGGGCTATATTCCGGTCGCGATGTTCGACCTCTGGAAGAAGTACAAGATCATGCCGATCGCCGACTATCCGACCGGCCCCGGCTTCGTCACCAAGGACACCGCAGCGTCGGTTATCGAACTGTCGAAACTCGGCAAGCGCTGA
- a CDS encoding general stress protein, translating to MKTVTGLFDNYEDASDAVGELEATGIPHSDISIVANNVDDRHAVDGSKTADDAAGGAGLGAVVGGAGGLLTGLGLMAIPGVGPVVAAGWLAATAVGAVGGAVVGGAAGGIVGALTESGVAENDAHVYAEGVRRGGTLVTAKVEDQLVPEAERILGQTNSVNLEERRGEYQAGGWTGFDADAEDYRPSETGREATRDVNRI from the coding sequence ATGAAAACCGTAACCGGACTGTTCGACAATTATGAAGACGCTTCCGACGCCGTTGGCGAACTGGAGGCCACTGGCATCCCGCATTCCGACATCAGCATCGTTGCCAACAACGTGGACGACCGTCACGCTGTCGACGGCTCCAAGACCGCGGACGATGCCGCCGGTGGCGCCGGTCTCGGTGCCGTTGTTGGCGGAGCCGGCGGGTTGCTGACCGGCCTTGGCCTGATGGCCATTCCGGGCGTCGGCCCGGTGGTGGCTGCAGGGTGGCTGGCTGCTACTGCCGTCGGTGCCGTTGGTGGTGCGGTGGTTGGTGGCGCGGCTGGCGGCATCGTCGGTGCCTTGACCGAGTCCGGCGTTGCTGAGAACGATGCCCATGTCTACGCCGAGGGTGTGCGGCGTGGCGGTACGCTGGTCACGGCCAAGGTCGAGGACCAGCTGGTGCCGGAGGCCGAAAGGATCCTGGGCCAGACCAATTCCGTAAACCTCGAGGAGCGGCGCGGCGAATACCAGGCCGGCGGCTGGACTGGCTTCGACGCCGACGCGGAGGATTACCGTCCGTCCGAAACCGGACGCGAAGCCACTCGGGATGTGAACCGGATCTAA
- a CDS encoding sigma-70 family RNA polymerase sigma factor — MTRDEITKLILRTSMRDRDAFDLLYKHTCAKLFGTCLRILGDKGEAEEALQEVYVKIWTKADRYAVSDLSPISWLVAVARNHSIDLIRSRRLPAFDLAAAVDIADMRPWAEELLIESDQIARLHRCIDALSTEKAAAIRGAYQQGMSYAELAKRHNVPLNTMRTWLRRSLIKLRESLEE, encoded by the coding sequence CTGACTCGAGACGAGATAACAAAGCTCATCTTACGAACGAGCATGCGTGATCGAGACGCGTTCGATCTGCTCTACAAACATACGTGCGCGAAATTGTTTGGCACATGCCTGCGTATTCTGGGCGACAAAGGGGAAGCCGAGGAGGCGCTGCAGGAGGTCTACGTAAAGATATGGACCAAGGCTGATCGCTATGCGGTCTCCGACCTCAGCCCGATCTCCTGGCTTGTGGCGGTTGCGCGCAATCATTCGATCGATCTTATCAGATCACGCCGCCTTCCAGCTTTCGACCTGGCGGCCGCGGTCGATATTGCCGACATGAGACCGTGGGCCGAGGAGCTGCTGATTGAAAGCGACCAGATTGCTCGTCTCCACCGATGCATCGACGCTCTGAGCACAGAAAAAGCAGCGGCCATCAGGGGCGCATATCAGCAGGGCATGTCCTACGCCGAGCTTGCAAAGCGTCACAACGTACCGCTCAACACAATGCGAACCTGGCTTCGGCGCAGCCTGATCAAACTTCGAGAGAGCTTGGAGGAATGA
- a CDS encoding ABC transporter permease translates to MVSETSDERVRSVSRLSRLLSRPELGAAAGTVLVFVFFAITAGGSGLFSAKGIINFLEVSAQLGILAAPVALLMIAGEFDLSVGSMIGFAGILIAIPSVFWGWPIWLSLLFTFAVCGGIGALNGLAVVRTGLPSFIVTLGSLFMLRGLTLGLTRGISGRTQVSGVHELALHDPLNSLFSGQVFSGLIAWLADIGLIGKRADGLPSISGIPVSIVWWIGLTLACTWLLTRSRFGNWIFAAGGEANAARNLGVPVARTKITLFVMTALAAALFAAIQVLVTGSADTLRGTQKEFEAIIAVVIGGTLLTGGYGSAIGAMFGALIFGVVQMGIFYTGIDTDWFKLFMGAMMVIAVLFNSYVRNRAMRSR, encoded by the coding sequence ATGGTTTCAGAGACGAGCGACGAGCGGGTCCGGTCCGTCTCACGCCTCAGCCGCCTGTTGAGCAGGCCCGAGCTTGGCGCGGCCGCCGGCACCGTTCTGGTCTTCGTGTTCTTCGCCATCACGGCGGGAGGCTCGGGACTGTTCAGTGCCAAGGGCATCATCAATTTCCTCGAAGTCTCGGCCCAGCTTGGCATTCTCGCCGCCCCCGTGGCCCTGCTGATGATTGCCGGCGAGTTCGACCTGTCGGTCGGCTCGATGATCGGCTTTGCCGGCATCCTCATCGCCATCCCTTCCGTGTTCTGGGGCTGGCCGATCTGGCTCTCGCTGCTGTTCACCTTCGCCGTCTGCGGCGGCATCGGCGCGCTGAATGGGCTCGCCGTCGTCAGGACCGGCCTGCCCTCCTTCATCGTGACGCTCGGCAGCCTGTTCATGCTGCGTGGCCTGACGCTCGGCCTCACGCGCGGCATTTCAGGGCGAACCCAGGTCTCGGGCGTGCATGAACTGGCGTTGCACGATCCGCTCAACAGCCTGTTTTCGGGACAGGTGTTCTCCGGCCTTATCGCCTGGCTTGCCGACATCGGCCTGATCGGCAAGCGGGCGGACGGCCTGCCGTCGATATCGGGCATTCCGGTGTCGATCGTGTGGTGGATCGGGCTGACGCTGGCCTGCACCTGGCTGTTGACGCGCAGCCGCTTCGGCAACTGGATCTTCGCCGCCGGCGGCGAAGCCAATGCCGCCCGCAATCTCGGCGTGCCGGTGGCGCGCACCAAGATCACCCTGTTCGTCATGACCGCACTCGCCGCAGCCCTGTTCGCGGCGATCCAGGTGCTTGTCACCGGCTCGGCCGACACATTGCGCGGCACGCAGAAGGAGTTCGAAGCCATCATCGCCGTCGTCATCGGCGGCACGCTGCTGACCGGCGGCTATGGCTCGGCCATCGGCGCCATGTTCGGCGCCCTGATCTTCGGCGTGGTGCAGATGGGCATCTTCTACACCGGCATCGACACCGACTGGTTCAAGCTGTTCATGGGCGCCATGATGGTCATCGCGGTGCTGTTCAACAGCTATGTGCGCAACCGTGCCATGAGGAGCCGGTGA
- a CDS encoding amidohydrolase family protein, producing MTFDLIIRNVRLADAGPIVDIAVADGRIVAIDPFVPGKADEEFDAGSNFACAGFVDAHIHLDKACILDRCAICEGTLAEAVRETSKAKSGFTEADVYERASRVVEKAIGHGTTRMRSFVEIDPRAGFRSFEAIKRIRTDYSFAIDIEICAFAQDGLTNESDTLAMLDAALANGADLVGGCPYTDPDPQRHIERIFDLAEKHDVAADFHLDFSLEPDRTDLPSVIAQTVERGWQGRVALGHVTNLSAMGLDQVSQIGARLASAGIGLAVLPATDLFLNGRGHDRLVPRGIAPADRLARAGVAVAIATNNVLNPFTPFGDASLIRMANLYANVAQLTLAADIAAVFAMVTSGAARLMSAPYGLIVGAQADIVLLDCDGPSAAVREAAPVITGWKRGRRSFDNGPRKIFRP from the coding sequence ATGACCTTCGATCTGATTATCCGCAATGTCCGGCTTGCAGATGCCGGCCCGATCGTCGACATCGCCGTTGCCGATGGCAGGATCGTGGCGATCGATCCGTTTGTTCCCGGCAAAGCGGATGAAGAGTTCGATGCCGGCAGCAATTTTGCCTGCGCGGGCTTTGTCGATGCCCATATCCATCTCGACAAGGCCTGCATTCTCGATCGCTGCGCCATCTGCGAAGGCACGCTGGCCGAGGCGGTTCGCGAGACCTCAAAAGCCAAATCGGGTTTCACGGAAGCGGACGTCTACGAACGCGCGTCACGCGTGGTTGAAAAGGCCATCGGCCACGGCACGACGCGGATGCGCAGCTTCGTGGAAATAGATCCGCGCGCGGGCTTCCGGTCGTTCGAGGCGATCAAACGTATCCGCACCGATTATTCTTTCGCCATCGACATCGAGATTTGCGCCTTCGCCCAGGACGGGCTGACCAATGAATCCGACACTCTTGCGATGCTGGACGCGGCGCTTGCCAATGGGGCCGACCTTGTTGGCGGATGCCCTTACACGGACCCCGATCCGCAGCGTCATATCGAACGCATCTTCGACCTCGCCGAAAAACACGATGTGGCTGCGGATTTTCACCTGGATTTCAGCCTCGAGCCGGACAGGACGGATTTGCCGTCCGTCATCGCGCAGACGGTGGAAAGAGGCTGGCAAGGCCGCGTTGCGCTCGGCCATGTCACCAACCTTTCTGCGATGGGGCTCGATCAGGTCTCCCAGATCGGCGCCCGACTGGCGTCCGCAGGGATAGGGCTCGCAGTGCTTCCGGCGACGGATCTCTTCCTCAATGGGCGAGGCCACGACAGATTGGTGCCGCGTGGGATCGCGCCCGCCGATCGTCTTGCCAGAGCGGGCGTCGCCGTGGCGATAGCCACCAACAATGTGCTGAACCCTTTCACGCCATTCGGGGATGCCTCGCTGATCCGCATGGCCAATCTCTACGCCAACGTCGCGCAATTGACGCTGGCCGCGGATATTGCCGCAGTCTTCGCCATGGTGACATCAGGCGCTGCCCGGCTGATGTCAGCGCCCTATGGGCTGATAGTCGGGGCGCAGGCCGATATCGTGCTGCTCGACTGTGACGGACCGTCAGCGGCCGTGCGCGAAGCCGCGCCTGTGATTACGGGTTGGAAACGCGGCCGCAGGAGTTTTGACAATGGCCCTCGCAAGATCTTCCGGCCTTGA